The Pseudodesulfovibrio sp. S3 genome window below encodes:
- a CDS encoding ABC transporter permease — MNDILMHLVLVADATIRMSTPLILAAMAGLCSERAAVIDIGLEGKMLGGAFVAAAVAYTTGSVWLGLICAVIASMLLSLLHGFACITHRGNQVVSGMAINIVVAGLAPTLGHALFHINGDTPALPATARFMSVTLPGAELLRGVPIIGPFYSELISGHNLLTYLAFALIPFISWMLYKTRFGLRLRAVGENPEAVDTAGISVEWLRYRAVLIAGALCGIAGASLSTAMGASFIRDMTAGKGYLALAAMIFGKWKPGLTVTACLLFAFTDAIQARLQGVELPLVGEIPVQFIIMLPYAMTVILLAGFVGKVVAPKADGIPYIKER; from the coding sequence ATGAACGACATCCTGATGCATCTGGTCCTGGTGGCCGACGCCACCATCCGCATGTCCACCCCGCTCATCCTGGCCGCCATGGCCGGGCTCTGTTCGGAACGGGCCGCAGTCATCGATATCGGGCTGGAAGGCAAGATGCTCGGCGGCGCATTCGTTGCCGCAGCCGTAGCCTACACCACCGGCTCGGTCTGGCTCGGGCTGATCTGCGCCGTCATTGCCAGCATGCTGCTCTCACTCCTGCACGGCTTTGCCTGCATCACCCATCGCGGCAACCAGGTGGTCTCGGGCATGGCCATCAACATCGTGGTGGCCGGGCTGGCCCCGACATTGGGTCACGCCCTGTTCCACATCAACGGCGACACCCCGGCGCTCCCGGCCACAGCCCGATTCATGTCCGTCACCCTGCCCGGTGCCGAACTGCTCCGTGGCGTGCCAATCATCGGTCCCTTTTACTCCGAGCTGATCAGCGGACACAACCTGCTTACCTATCTGGCCTTTGCCCTTATTCCTTTCATCTCCTGGATGCTCTACAAGACCCGATTCGGGCTGCGCCTGCGGGCGGTAGGAGAAAATCCCGAGGCTGTGGACACAGCAGGCATCTCCGTGGAATGGCTGCGCTACCGGGCCGTGCTCATAGCGGGCGCGCTCTGCGGCATTGCCGGAGCCAGCCTGTCCACGGCGATGGGTGCAAGCTTCATCCGCGACATGACCGCCGGCAAGGGTTACCTCGCCCTGGCCGCCATGATTTTCGGCAAATGGAAACCGGGGCTGACCGTAACCGCCTGCCTGCTCTTCGCCTTTACCGATGCCATCCAGGCCCGGCTTCAGGGCGTGGAGCTGCCGCTGGTGGGCGAAATTCCGGTCCAGTTCATCATCATGCTGCCCTACGCCATGACCGTGATCCTGCTGGCCGGTTTCGTGGGCAAGGTGGTGGCCCCCAAGGCGGACGGCATCCCCTATATCAAGGAACGCTAG
- a CDS encoding BMP family ABC transporter substrate-binding protein, with protein sequence MTRKFTIPALIALVLVLFTGNALAVNPAVIYDMGGKFDKSFNQAAHMGAEKFSNEFGIKYRDFEPTNESQYEQALRRFAARGNDLIVVVGFSFASALEKIAPEFPDTKFVIVDMVVELPNVQSIIFKEHEGSFLVGMLAAMKSQTGKVGFVGGMDVPLIRKFALGYKEGAQYTNKDIEVFQNMTGTTPAAWGDPIKAGELARSQFDRGADVIFTAAGGSGMGVLQAAADLKKFSIGVDSNQNYIHPGSVLTSMVKRVDLAVYEAMRDAKDDSWKPGLKLLGLAEGGVDYALDKYNEALITDEMKAKVEAAKADIISGKIKVTNYFDIMDQ encoded by the coding sequence ATGACCCGCAAGTTCACCATACCCGCTCTCATTGCCTTGGTTCTGGTGTTGTTCACCGGCAATGCCCTGGCCGTCAATCCCGCCGTCATCTATGACATGGGCGGCAAATTCGACAAATCCTTCAACCAGGCAGCCCATATGGGGGCAGAAAAATTCTCCAATGAATTCGGCATAAAGTACCGTGATTTCGAGCCTACCAATGAATCCCAGTACGAACAGGCCCTGCGTCGCTTCGCAGCCCGAGGCAACGACCTGATCGTGGTGGTGGGTTTTTCCTTTGCCTCGGCGCTGGAAAAAATCGCCCCGGAATTTCCCGACACCAAGTTCGTCATCGTGGACATGGTCGTCGAACTGCCCAATGTCCAGTCCATCATCTTCAAGGAACATGAAGGTTCCTTCCTGGTGGGCATGTTGGCGGCCATGAAATCGCAGACCGGCAAGGTCGGATTCGTGGGCGGCATGGACGTACCCCTGATCCGCAAGTTCGCCCTGGGCTACAAGGAAGGCGCACAATATACGAACAAGGACATTGAGGTTTTTCAGAACATGACCGGCACCACCCCGGCTGCCTGGGGTGACCCGATCAAGGCCGGTGAGCTGGCCCGCTCCCAGTTCGACCGGGGCGCAGACGTCATCTTCACCGCAGCAGGCGGTTCCGGCATGGGCGTGCTCCAGGCCGCTGCCGACCTGAAGAAGTTCTCCATCGGTGTCGACTCCAACCAGAACTACATCCATCCCGGTTCTGTCCTGACCTCCATGGTCAAGCGCGTGGACCTGGCCGTGTACGAGGCCATGCGAGATGCCAAGGACGACTCGTGGAAACCCGGCCTCAAACTGCTGGGGCTTGCCGAAGGCGGCGTGGACTATGCGCTGGACAAATACAACGAGGCCCTGATCACCGACGAGATGAAGGCCAAGGTTGAGGCCGCCAAGGCCGACATCATCTCCGGCAAGATCAAGGTTACCAACTACTTCGACATCATGGACCAGTAA
- a CDS encoding ABC transporter ATP-binding protein, whose translation MTPSGSHPSTTKASTPAVELIKLNKFFGLVHANRDVSMSVAPGTVHGIVGENGAGKSTLMAMLYGFYQATSGRIKIHGQEVRITSPSHAISFGIGMVHQHFMLVEPFTVLENVILGAEEGGLIKTSLNHARKELARLGREYGLEVDPDAIVGDLPVGLQQRVEILKALYRGAETLILDEPTGVLTPQEADQLFRMLDTLRSQGKTVILITHKLREIMKTTDTVSIMRRGTMVAHRKTSETSKEELAELMVGRKVLLQVEKTEATPGEPILELDNVGYADEAGVNRLKDISFTLRKGEILGVAGVSGNGQSELLEVLSGVSKVARGSIRFKGRTIAGPGIHTNPLGMHELGVGHVAEDRHHTGMVMDFTAAENMILGYHNGPDINGPILMDLKKVDTLCRQYMDKFDVRPPDPDLPAADFSGGNQQKIVLAREFERDPELLLVGQPTRGVDIGAIEFIHKSLISLRDHGKGVLLVSVELDEILSLADRILVMFDGRIVGEVAADEADVRTLGLMMAGCDPARQPRTESREEVS comes from the coding sequence ATGACCCCTTCGGGCAGCCATCCTTCAACGACAAAAGCGTCGACTCCCGCAGTTGAGCTCATCAAGCTGAACAAGTTTTTCGGTCTGGTCCACGCCAACCGCGACGTGTCCATGTCCGTGGCTCCGGGGACGGTGCACGGCATCGTGGGGGAAAACGGTGCAGGCAAGTCCACACTGATGGCCATGCTCTATGGTTTCTATCAGGCCACCTCCGGGCGCATCAAAATCCATGGCCAAGAGGTCAGGATCACCAGCCCCTCCCATGCCATCAGTTTCGGCATCGGCATGGTCCATCAGCACTTTATGCTGGTAGAGCCGTTCACGGTGCTGGAAAACGTCATCCTGGGGGCGGAAGAGGGCGGCCTGATCAAGACCTCCCTCAACCACGCCCGAAAGGAACTGGCCCGGCTTGGCCGGGAATACGGCCTGGAAGTTGACCCTGACGCCATTGTCGGAGATCTGCCCGTGGGTTTGCAACAGCGGGTGGAGATTCTCAAGGCCCTGTACCGGGGGGCAGAAACCCTGATCCTGGACGAGCCCACCGGCGTGCTCACGCCCCAGGAAGCGGACCAACTCTTTCGCATGCTCGACACCCTGCGCTCCCAGGGCAAAACCGTCATCCTCATCACACACAAACTGCGCGAAATCATGAAAACCACCGACACCGTCTCCATCATGCGGCGCGGCACCATGGTGGCCCACCGCAAGACCTCGGAGACGAGCAAGGAAGAGCTGGCGGAACTCATGGTCGGGCGCAAGGTCCTGCTCCAGGTGGAGAAGACCGAGGCCACACCGGGTGAGCCGATCCTGGAATTGGATAACGTCGGCTATGCGGACGAAGCGGGCGTGAACCGGCTCAAGGATATTTCCTTCACCCTGCGCAAGGGCGAAATTCTCGGCGTGGCCGGGGTCTCGGGCAACGGTCAGTCCGAACTGCTGGAGGTTCTGTCCGGGGTCTCCAAGGTGGCCCGTGGCTCCATCAGATTCAAGGGCCGCACCATTGCCGGTCCGGGTATCCACACCAATCCTCTGGGTATGCACGAGCTTGGCGTGGGCCACGTGGCCGAAGACCGCCATCACACCGGCATGGTCATGGATTTCACCGCAGCCGAGAACATGATCCTCGGCTACCACAACGGCCCGGATATCAACGGCCCCATACTCATGGACCTGAAAAAGGTCGATACGCTTTGCAGGCAATACATGGATAAATTCGATGTGCGCCCGCCCGACCCGGACCTTCCGGCCGCGGACTTTTCCGGCGGCAACCAGCAGAAGATCGTCCTGGCCCGAGAGTTCGAACGCGACCCGGAACTGCTCCTGGTGGGCCAGCCGACGCGCGGGGTGGATATCGGGGCCATCGAGTTCATCCACAAGAGCCTCATCTCACTGCGCGATCATGGCAAGGGCGTACTTCTTGTGTCGGTGGAATTGGACGAGATCCTGTCCCTGGCCGACCGTATCCTGGTCATGTTCGATGGCCGGATCGTGGGCGAAGTGGCCGCAGACGAAGCCGATGTACGCACCCTGGGACTGATGATGGCGGGCTGCGACCCGGCCCGGCAGCCCCGGACCGAATCCCGCGAGGAGGTGTCCTAG
- a CDS encoding sigma-54 dependent transcriptional regulator yields the protein MSEPKTPNMQTPSPRRKQAPGLIRKLGLRGKLLLALLPSIVLILLITGYASYTVSEEFIDIALKRTVKMHTMAVAHEMEQYLEECRSDLLFFAQGEMDAEALSTMFERRLASGGKPYFELCFLPASGGRPVVLVRQGKTVHEIQEPELEKVQPTPFGELNRVGTLTPGQVVLSDILEVTYPIPTERTSNRFKTSNVIRFYTSTPGDGSTPPGILFLSVDATRFRNILSWHNSKQSPLWAFPRSDELRFSYFLNNDGWILFQSEDYADTDKKLTTYHARDGFSGALGKPGHSAAFRPNDKQALYWNAVAELQKGKTGLQKVPETHAGNSAVSSFYFSYAPVTFRKDAHSAPSVYGGVVFVDRSQLPIVAGYKNLDMMLLVTAGTIILISILIYWFGRILTKPISILAAKVNSQSRMEEMEEIHLPYSGFDITTLQDSINNIIRRVKKQMVEIQAKDEAILNVNRRECAPLDRERETLLEAELNRIPEIIGTGPAISNMKVNILKAAQVEVDVLITGETGTGKQLVAEAIHNHSARSEMPFVSINCGALDENLLLDALFGHVKGAFSEAKEDRNGAFIEANGGTLFLDEIQSASPKVQQSLLRALASRKVKPLGSDRELVVDVRIVAATNEDIPSLIEDKSFREDLYYRLKVVSIATPALREHRENIALLSVYYLKQAEALAGRENLNLSKGALAKLTSYDWPGNVRELVNCITRAAVMAENDIIQQEEIRLENELYAWPAHLAQPQSSTDNTKSAEITAEEPERPVPTRPQEPESALNVRQKEAWTVIRKQGTVTRKDYQDLVGGNLPTRTAIYDLQDFVKRGLLVKQGKGPSTRYEVTAKD from the coding sequence ATGTCAGAACCCAAGACTCCGAACATGCAGACTCCCTCCCCAAGGCGCAAACAAGCTCCCGGTCTCATTCGCAAACTCGGGTTACGCGGAAAGCTCCTTCTCGCCCTGCTCCCGTCCATCGTGCTCATTCTCCTGATAACCGGCTATGCCTCATATACGGTATCTGAAGAATTCATCGATATCGCGCTCAAACGCACCGTGAAGATGCACACCATGGCCGTTGCCCATGAGATGGAACAATATCTGGAAGAATGCCGCTCGGACCTTCTGTTCTTTGCACAAGGGGAAATGGATGCGGAAGCGCTGTCCACAATGTTTGAAAGACGTCTGGCCTCCGGCGGAAAGCCCTATTTCGAGCTGTGCTTCCTCCCGGCATCGGGAGGCCGCCCCGTGGTTTTGGTCCGGCAGGGCAAAACCGTCCACGAAATCCAGGAACCTGAACTTGAAAAGGTGCAGCCGACCCCCTTTGGAGAGCTGAACAGGGTCGGGACTCTTACGCCGGGACAGGTTGTACTTTCGGACATACTCGAAGTGACCTACCCCATACCCACCGAAAGAACCTCCAACAGGTTCAAAACCTCGAACGTCATCCGATTCTACACCAGTACTCCGGGAGACGGCTCGACTCCTCCCGGCATCCTGTTTCTGTCGGTCGATGCCACACGATTTCGCAATATCCTGTCCTGGCACAACTCCAAACAGTCACCTCTGTGGGCCTTTCCTCGAAGTGATGAGCTGCGATTCAGCTATTTCCTGAACAACGATGGGTGGATACTCTTTCAATCAGAGGACTATGCGGACACCGACAAAAAGCTGACCACATACCACGCTCGTGACGGATTCAGCGGAGCCCTTGGCAAACCCGGCCACAGTGCTGCCTTCCGGCCCAATGACAAGCAGGCGCTGTACTGGAATGCGGTGGCAGAGTTGCAAAAGGGCAAAACCGGCCTCCAGAAGGTGCCGGAGACTCATGCCGGGAATTCCGCGGTCAGTTCTTTCTATTTCAGCTATGCCCCGGTAACCTTTCGCAAAGATGCCCACAGCGCTCCCTCGGTCTATGGAGGGGTGGTCTTTGTGGACAGAAGCCAACTCCCCATTGTGGCCGGATACAAAAACCTGGACATGATGCTCCTGGTGACAGCCGGGACCATCATCCTGATTTCGATCCTCATATACTGGTTCGGACGAATTCTGACCAAGCCGATCAGCATCCTTGCCGCCAAGGTGAACTCTCAGAGTCGTATGGAAGAGATGGAAGAAATTCACCTTCCCTACAGCGGATTCGACATCACCACCCTGCAGGACTCCATCAATAACATCATCCGGCGGGTCAAAAAACAGATGGTGGAGATTCAGGCCAAGGACGAGGCCATCCTCAATGTCAACAGACGGGAATGCGCACCCCTTGACCGCGAACGGGAAACCCTGCTCGAAGCGGAACTGAACCGCATCCCGGAAATCATCGGCACCGGACCGGCCATTTCCAATATGAAGGTAAACATTCTCAAGGCCGCCCAAGTGGAGGTGGACGTGCTCATCACCGGAGAAACCGGCACGGGCAAGCAGTTGGTGGCCGAAGCCATCCACAACCACAGTGCCCGTTCGGAAATGCCCTTTGTCTCCATAAACTGCGGAGCGCTTGACGAGAACCTTCTGCTCGACGCCCTGTTCGGACACGTCAAAGGCGCATTTTCCGAGGCGAAAGAAGACAGGAACGGCGCATTCATTGAGGCCAACGGGGGAACCCTGTTCCTTGATGAGATTCAGTCTGCATCGCCCAAGGTCCAGCAATCGCTGCTCCGGGCTCTGGCCTCGCGAAAGGTAAAACCCCTGGGAAGCGACCGGGAGCTGGTCGTGGATGTGCGCATCGTGGCTGCGACCAACGAAGACATCCCTTCACTTATCGAGGACAAATCCTTCCGCGAGGATCTGTACTATCGGCTCAAGGTGGTCTCCATCGCCACACCCGCCCTGCGCGAACACCGGGAAAACATCGCGTTGCTCAGCGTCTATTATCTGAAACAGGCGGAAGCCCTGGCCGGGCGCGAGAACCTCAACCTGAGCAAGGGCGCCCTGGCCAAACTGACGAGCTATGACTGGCCCGGCAATGTTCGCGAATTGGTAAACTGCATCACCCGAGCCGCCGTCATGGCGGAAAACGACATCATCCAGCAGGAGGAAATCCGACTGGAAAACGAGCTCTATGCATGGCCGGCACACCTGGCCCAGCCACAGTCGTCCACGGACAACACCAAGTCGGCAGAGATAACCGCTGAAGAGCCGGAACGACCGGTACCGACCCGGCCGCAGGAACCGGAATCCGCGTTGAATGTACGCCAGAAGGAAGCATGGACCGTCATTCGCAAACAGGGGACCGTTACCCGCAAGGACTATCAGGATCTGGTCGGAGGGAACCTGCCTACGCGTACCGCCATTTATGATCTGCAGGATTTTGTCAAACGGGGACTGCTGGTCAAGCAGGGAAAAGGGCCATCCACCCGCTACGAAGTAACTGCCAAAGACTGA
- a CDS encoding cytidine deaminase: MKKLIRLAVEARNMAHAPYSNHPVGVALVTDTGEIFTGCNVENAAYPLGSCAEQSAISAMVRGGGRVISALVVVGPSNEACTPCGGCRQRIREFATPDTVIHSCNEQGVLLTMTMDELLPESFGPENLNNRKI; encoded by the coding sequence ATGAAGAAACTCATCCGACTGGCCGTAGAAGCCCGCAACATGGCCCACGCGCCTTACTCCAACCATCCTGTGGGCGTGGCCCTGGTTACGGATACAGGCGAGATATTCACGGGCTGCAACGTGGAGAACGCAGCCTACCCGCTGGGCAGTTGCGCCGAACAATCCGCCATCAGCGCCATGGTGCGCGGCGGCGGGCGCGTCATCTCCGCACTGGTGGTGGTCGGCCCATCAAACGAGGCCTGCACCCCGTGCGGCGGTTGCCGCCAGCGCATCCGCGAATTCGCCACACCGGACACCGTCATCCATTCCTGCAACGAACAGGGAGTCCTGCTGACCATGACCATGGATGAACTGCTGCCCGAATCCTTCGGACCGGAAAACCTCAACAACCGAAAGATATGA
- the deoC gene encoding deoxyribose-phosphate aldolase: MKDKLHTLTTEAAKVRANETYALRTLTSMDLTSLGEDDTDAMIIDLCGRAVTPKGHVAAVCVYDKFIPLALKELTGTGVRVATVCNFPHGTPDAVAAVAEARAQVAAGVHEVDVVLPYKRYKAGHQDTAIALLQQVREVCGERVKLKVILETSQLQSLKIIEEASRDALMAGADFIKTSTGKVPGGATLDVAAVMLSVIREMQPKVSRPLGFKPSGGLKTVSDAAGYLYLADLIMGEGWATPETLRFGASSLLNDVLQELGLAPGTTDNSNY; the protein is encoded by the coding sequence ATGAAAGACAAACTGCACACACTAACGACCGAGGCCGCAAAGGTCCGGGCAAACGAAACCTATGCCCTGCGCACCCTGACCTCCATGGACCTGACCTCCCTTGGCGAGGACGACACCGATGCCATGATCATCGACCTGTGCGGACGCGCAGTCACGCCCAAAGGGCATGTGGCAGCCGTGTGCGTGTACGACAAATTCATCCCCTTGGCCCTGAAGGAACTGACCGGAACCGGGGTCCGCGTGGCCACGGTCTGCAATTTCCCCCACGGCACGCCGGATGCGGTTGCGGCCGTGGCCGAGGCCCGTGCCCAGGTGGCTGCCGGTGTTCATGAGGTGGATGTGGTTTTGCCCTACAAGCGCTACAAGGCAGGCCACCAGGACACGGCCATCGCCTTGTTGCAACAGGTCCGAGAGGTCTGCGGCGAAAGGGTCAAGCTCAAGGTCATCCTGGAGACCAGCCAGCTCCAATCCCTGAAGATCATCGAAGAGGCCAGCCGGGACGCCCTCATGGCGGGCGCGGATTTCATCAAGACCTCCACCGGCAAGGTGCCGGGAGGAGCCACCCTGGACGTGGCCGCGGTCATGCTCTCGGTCATCCGGGAAATGCAGCCCAAGGTGAGCCGCCCCCTGGGCTTCAAACCGTCGGGCGGCCTCAAGACCGTTTCCGATGCCGCAGGCTACCTGTATCTGGCCGACCTGATCATGGGCGAAGGCTGGGCCACGCCCGAGACCCTGCGCTTCGGTGCCAGCAGCCTGCTCAACGACGTCTTGCAGGAACTCGGCCTGGCCCCGGGCACAACAGACAACAGCAACTATTAA
- a CDS encoding ABC transporter permease has protein sequence MAQAKLPGWVNAGLIPALNLLVAFLVSGLVILAMGENPVEAFGYLIYGAFGYAEAIGYTLFYATNFIFTGLAVAVAFHCYLFNIGGEGQAYMGGLGIGLVCLYLGDLPFWAILPLAVLGGALFGAAWAAVPAYLQAKRGSHIVITTIMFNFIASSVMTFLLVEWMKRPGSQLPETTHFPDQTWMPKIYELAKHLGVDMAHSPLNLALVIALLCCVAVWIFVWHTRWGYEMRAVGRNPAAAVYGGISPAKAIMISMLISGALAGMMGLNELMGVQHRLIINFTNGYGFTGIAIALMGRNHPVGIVLASLLMGALFQGGAELAFEMPNITRDMIWTIQGFVILFTGALEHMFRPRLERIFIKKDTEAAA, from the coding sequence ATGGCACAAGCCAAACTCCCCGGCTGGGTCAACGCGGGCCTCATTCCGGCACTCAACCTCCTTGTCGCCTTCCTGGTGTCCGGTTTGGTCATCCTGGCCATGGGCGAAAATCCGGTAGAGGCCTTCGGCTACCTGATATACGGAGCCTTCGGCTATGCCGAGGCCATCGGCTACACCCTGTTCTACGCCACCAACTTCATTTTCACCGGTCTGGCCGTGGCCGTGGCCTTCCACTGCTATCTGTTCAACATCGGCGGCGAAGGACAGGCATACATGGGCGGCCTGGGCATCGGCCTGGTCTGTCTGTACCTGGGCGACCTCCCGTTCTGGGCCATTCTGCCCCTGGCCGTTCTCGGCGGCGCACTGTTCGGTGCGGCCTGGGCGGCTGTCCCGGCCTATCTCCAGGCCAAACGGGGTTCCCACATCGTCATCACCACCATCATGTTCAACTTCATAGCCTCGTCGGTCATGACCTTCCTGCTGGTGGAATGGATGAAACGGCCCGGCTCCCAACTGCCTGAGACTACCCATTTTCCGGACCAGACCTGGATGCCGAAAATTTATGAACTTGCAAAACACCTCGGCGTGGACATGGCCCATTCCCCCCTGAACCTCGCCCTGGTCATCGCCCTGCTTTGCTGCGTCGCGGTATGGATATTCGTCTGGCACACCCGCTGGGGGTACGAGATGCGCGCCGTGGGCAGGAACCCGGCCGCTGCCGTATACGGCGGAATATCTCCGGCAAAGGCGATCATGATCAGCATGCTCATCTCCGGCGCACTGGCCGGAATGATGGGTTTGAACGAACTCATGGGCGTACAGCACCGGCTGATCATCAATTTCACCAACGGCTACGGATTCACGGGCATCGCCATAGCGCTCATGGGCCGCAACCATCCGGTGGGCATCGTCCTGGCCTCGCTGCTCATGGGCGCGCTGTTCCAGGGCGGAGCCGAACTGGCCTTTGAAATGCCCAACATCACCCGCGACATGATCTGGACCATCCAGGGATTCGTCATCCTGTTCACCGGCGCACTGGAGCACATGTTTCGGCCCCGGCTGGAAAGGATCTTCATCAAAAAGGACACGGAGGCAGCGGCATGA
- a CDS encoding BMP family ABC transporter substrate-binding protein: protein MSRKLTILTFIALVLALSAGNALAISPAVLYDQVGKFDKSFNQAAYFGAEKFSREFGVTYQDFTPTNESQYEQAMRRFASRGNDLIVVVGFSYASVLEKIAPEFPDTKFVIVDMVVDQPNVQSIIFKEHEGSFLVGMLAAMKSQTGKVGFVGGMDIPLIRKFALGYKEGAQYVNKDIAIFQNMTGTTPAAWGDPIKAGELARSQFDRGADVVYQAAGSSGLGVLQAAADLNKFSIGTDANQNYLHPGSVLTSMVKRVDLAVYEAMRDFRNGTWKPGPRLLGLAEGGVDYSLDKYNEALITEEMKARVEAAKADIISGKLKVTNYYDIMDK from the coding sequence ATGTCCCGCAAGCTCACCATACTGACTTTCATTGCCTTGGTTCTGGCGTTGTCCGCAGGCAATGCCCTGGCCATCAGCCCCGCCGTCCTCTACGACCAGGTAGGCAAATTCGACAAGTCCTTCAACCAGGCCGCATATTTCGGTGCCGAAAAATTCTCCAGGGAATTCGGCGTCACCTACCAGGACTTCACACCGACCAACGAGTCCCAGTACGAACAGGCCATGCGCCGTTTCGCCTCCCGCGGCAACGATCTGATCGTGGTGGTGGGCTTCTCCTATGCTTCGGTGCTGGAAAAAATCGCCCCGGAATTTCCCGACACCAAGTTCGTCATCGTGGACATGGTCGTGGACCAGCCCAATGTCCAGTCCATCATCTTCAAGGAACACGAAGGCTCCTTTCTGGTGGGCATGTTGGCAGCCATGAAGTCACAGACCGGCAAAGTGGGTTTCGTGGGCGGCATGGACATCCCCCTGATCCGCAAGTTCGCCCTGGGTTACAAGGAAGGCGCGCAGTATGTGAACAAGGACATCGCGATCTTCCAGAACATGACCGGCACCACCCCGGCTGCCTGGGGCGACCCGATCAAGGCCGGTGAACTGGCCCGCTCCCAGTTCGACCGGGGCGCGGACGTCGTCTATCAGGCAGCAGGCAGCTCCGGCCTGGGCGTGCTCCAGGCAGCGGCCGACCTGAACAAGTTCTCCATCGGCACCGATGCCAACCAGAACTACCTGCACCCCGGCTCTGTCCTGACCTCCATGGTCAAACGCGTTGACCTGGCCGTGTATGAAGCCATGCGCGACTTCAGGAACGGCACCTGGAAGCCCGGCCCCAGACTGCTGGGTCTGGCCGAAGGCGGCGTGGACTACTCGCTGGACAAATACAACGAAGCTCTCATCACCGAAGAAATGAAGGCCAGGGTGGAGGCCGCCAAGGCCGACATCATCTCAGGCAAGCTCAAGGTTACCAACTACTACGACATCATGGACAAATGA